A region from the Aegilops tauschii subsp. strangulata cultivar AL8/78 chromosome 5, Aet v6.0, whole genome shotgun sequence genome encodes:
- the LOC109784231 gene encoding zinc finger protein ZAT7-like, with translation MVSSMRQYRDEAGASSSLSLSLSLGAVADHSKKMRRGGAEGEFVCKTCGRSFPSFQALGGHRTSHLRGRNGLALGLAAGTDQPATKKTADQKQAHKCHVCGLEFEMGQALGGHMRRHREHGAATTAQAPPVLLQLFV, from the coding sequence ATGGTTTCGTCGATGCGGCAGTACAGAGATGAGGCCGGTGCTTCCtcgtccctctccctctcgctgtcCCTTGGCGCCGTGGCCGACCACAGCAAGAAGATGCGCCGCGGCGGCGCGGAAGGCGAGTTCGTGTGCAAGACGTGCGGCCGCTCGTTCCCGTCGTTCCAGGCGCTGGGCGGGCACCGGACCAGCCACCTCCGCGGCCGCAACGGGCTCGCGCTCGGCCTCGCTGCCGGGACCGATCAGCCGGCGACCAAGAAGACCGCGGACCAGAAGCAGGCGCACAAGTGCCACGTCTGCGGGCTAGAGTTTGAGATGGGGCAGGCGCTCGGGGGACATATGCGCCGGCACCGCGAGCACGGGGCCGCCACCACGGCCCAGGCACCGCCGGTTCTGCTCCAGCTCTTCGTCTAG